The Neodiprion lecontei isolate iyNeoLeco1 chromosome 2, iyNeoLeco1.1, whole genome shotgun sequence genome segment tgAAACTTACCGTGGTAAGTTCTTGGAAGGACAACTTTACATTTATCATTTATCTGATACGTGTAATGAAACTCGTTTGTGGTAACAACTGCGTCGTTATCGGGTGAATAAACCTCGGCATATACAGCTATCTGCATCAGGTTGTGCTCAGTATATACGACCTGCAAAATAACGTACGATACGGAAAATAATGCGAAAATCAGTTCAATGTCTAGAATGTTCAAGATATTAGGGTatcgattattttgtttcgaaGATTATACTTACGTTAGAAAACATTTTGATGATAGAACTGACGTCGACAGGCTGATGAAAGACAATGTCACTGATGTGCATCAGTCGTGGCCTTTGTTTGCCGAAAAACAATGCTGATGACCAACTAAGTTCGAGCGCATGTCGCATTAGAAATCCTCCAAATACCTGACAGATATCATCAGGTTACTCGATATTTTAATTATCTTGATAGTAAAGAATCGAACTGATTCAATGTGCAATGATTATTGGAATCCTCGATACGTGCATGTTTGGATTGTTCAATATGGCGCCGAATTAGGcaatcagctgatcgtttaagggcaaattttgtaaataccCCGGCACATAAAACTTTGCGCAAGCTATTGAATACTTATTTTGTGAGTCTGAGTCGGTCAAAAgtgaaatatgtgaaaaaaaaactggttcTTAAATTAAATACGACGGCCATGACAGTTGGCGCAGTATGAAGGTtgctattaattttttcaaaataaattgcatgatatttccaAGTTTGCCAGGTCgcaaaacgaaaattttcgcacatAATTTACCACAACTTAATTAGTAGGTGTCCTAATTCGTTCGGATACTTAAGCATCCCtacattcaaataaaatttttatgttttccTCTTTGGTTCTTCGTCTCTTTGAATAGGAATCAGTTTTTcgtatcaaaaatttattttaattcgagtataaaaaacttgtttttttcgtGACCACGATTCAAATTCCCTTTAAATTTCAGGTTTTCCATGACCTTTCTGGATGCCATGACATTTACAGGTTTTCCAGGTTAGTACCTTGAGTATGTAATGTGCACCAAATAGCGTTTCCGGAATTTAATGATTCCAGCATATTAGAAAGGAATTGAGTACCTTGTTGTGATAATTTCTATCTTCTGGGTGACTGTAAATCAAATTGCTTATTTCCGAAGATTCCATCCAAACTGAGCCTGGAGGTAAAGTTCGTCTACTGCTCAAATAATGTTTTACATCTATCGTTTTGATGAAAACATCGTGAATAATTTGTTGTTCCTCAACTGTAGGGACCATTTTTATCAATGACTGCGTTTGAACTTCTTGTCTTCGTCTTTTCCTTGCTATTGTTATGACAACATGTCCATTAACGATTAATCCTAATACCTAATCACATCATATCTCTACTTCTGTTCTTTGATAATACCTTCACCACCTTGGAGTATTTGCATTTCATGCTCAGACGCGGGGACCAATTTGTTGACAAACGCTGAACGTGTGTTTAGAGAATTTCTTGCAGCCATTAAAAATAAGGCTCGAGTCAATTTGTGCCAACTATTTTGATCCTTTTGCTCCAGCCAGACTACAACTTCTATCGTTGAATTGCCTACCCATGAAACGTGACCAGAAAGTCGAATGTCTCCAGTTGCCTATCATTAATCAATGATAAAGTATAAATTACACAGAC includes the following:
- the LOC107227953 gene encoding acyl-coenzyme A thioesterase 9, mitochondrial isoform X1 — encoded protein: MALSVLLKNTLRQPLLLRKTLTSFHRFLLEERKTDISGHEAIDGTMSDVRKNLMKLMGIKVGYSPLQPSREHLLKLLPASQDELPPRSMQDSFSAAILPLSSDLVLQEKYVAFLGSVRLGRLMEDMDLFAVWIASKHLLNPKMKEGDILPHVLVTALVDKVDFTDYIPKATGDIRLSGHVSWVGNSTIEVVVWLEQKDQNSWHKLTRALFLMAARNSLNTRSAFVNKLVPASEHEMQILQGGEARKRRRQEVQTQSLIKMVPTVEEQQIIHDVFIKTIDVKHYLSSRRTLPPGSVWMESSEISNLIYSHPEDRNYHNKVFGGFLMRHALELSWSSALFFGKQRPRLMHISDIVFHQPVDVSSIIKMFSNVVYTEHNLMQIAVYAEVYSPDNDAVVTTNEFHYTYQINDKCKVVLPRTYHGKFQTINRYSFLDLLLYVKRNKLIIFIKFTIIFQRQCNI
- the LOC107227953 gene encoding acyl-coenzyme A thioesterase 9, mitochondrial isoform X2, with protein sequence MALSVLLKNTLRQPLLLRKTLTSFHRFLLEERKTDISGHEAIDGTMSDVRKNLMKLMGIKVGYSPLQPSREHLLKLLPASQDELPPRSMQDSFSAAILPLSSDLVLQEKYVAFLGSVRLGRLMEDMDLFAVWIASKHLLNPKMKEGDILPHVLVTALVDKVDFTDYIPKATGDIRLSGHVSWVGNSTIEVVVWLEQKDQNSWHKLTRALFLMAARNSLNTRSAFVNKLVPASEHEMQILQGGEARKRRRQEVQTQSLIKMVPTVEEQQIIHDVFIKTIDVKHYLSSRRTLPPGSVWMESSEISNLIYSHPEDRNYHNKVFGGFLMRHALELSWSSALFFGKQRPRLMHISDIVFHQPVDVSSIIKMFSNVVYTEHNLMQIAVYAEVYSPDNDAVVTTNEFHYTYQINDKCKVVLPRTYHEAMQYLNGRRNFQRVMGLSREK